One Myxococcus stipitatus DNA segment encodes these proteins:
- a CDS encoding DUF2157 domain-containing protein: MPKDILELEATPERLQALVDAGVLPPPYLRRARDLALAPPTREAWQRFLATTLIALGALLVLSGVVYFFAYNWAGLHRFAKLGLIALAITGCTLASVGSGPVSQRFGHFGLLAASVLVGPLLAVYGQAYQTGADAFELFVGWAVLILPWVAVSRFSPLWLLLLVLLDVGGFLVWGQVFDGDGFLMAWMAVGVGLLNGFAWATHEHFANQRVPWLQGRWMARVLAGLTMGPLLAVSTAFVIDYTITRIAGPVGVGLLLATFAASYALHRHLGGELFLLTLGALCAMTLITTFLGSRLLDTHSFDDLAVVFFVLSGAVIAQVAAAVWWLRREARDTGTTEES, translated from the coding sequence GTGCCTAAAGACATCCTCGAACTGGAAGCGACGCCCGAACGGCTCCAGGCGCTCGTCGACGCGGGCGTGCTACCGCCTCCATACCTGAGGCGCGCGCGGGACCTGGCCCTCGCTCCGCCCACCCGGGAAGCCTGGCAGCGGTTCCTCGCCACGACGCTCATCGCGCTCGGCGCGCTGCTCGTGCTCAGCGGCGTCGTCTACTTCTTCGCCTACAACTGGGCAGGGCTGCATCGCTTCGCGAAGCTGGGGCTCATCGCGCTCGCAATCACGGGGTGCACCCTGGCCTCCGTGGGGTCGGGGCCGGTCAGCCAGCGCTTCGGCCACTTCGGGCTGCTCGCCGCCTCGGTGCTCGTGGGGCCCCTGCTCGCCGTCTACGGGCAGGCGTATCAGACAGGCGCGGACGCGTTCGAGCTGTTCGTGGGCTGGGCCGTGCTCATCCTCCCGTGGGTCGCTGTGTCGCGGTTCTCGCCGCTGTGGCTCCTGCTCCTGGTCCTGCTGGACGTCGGCGGCTTCCTCGTCTGGGGCCAGGTGTTCGACGGCGACGGATTCCTCATGGCCTGGATGGCGGTGGGGGTCGGCCTGCTCAACGGCTTCGCCTGGGCAACCCACGAGCACTTCGCGAACCAGCGCGTGCCCTGGCTCCAGGGCCGGTGGATGGCACGCGTCCTGGCGGGCCTGACGATGGGCCCCTTGCTCGCGGTCTCGACCGCGTTCGTCATCGACTACACGATCACGCGCATCGCGGGCCCTGTCGGAGTGGGCTTGCTGCTGGCGACGTTCGCCGCGAGCTACGCGCTCCATCGACACCTGGGAGGCGAGCTGTTCCTGCTCACCCTCGGAGCGTTGTGCGCCATGACGCTCATCACCACGTTCCTCGGCAGCAGGCTCCTCGACACGCACAGCTTCGACGACCTGGCCGTCGTCTTCTTCGTCCTCTCCGGGGCCGTCATCGCGCAGGTGGCGGCCGCCGTCTGGTGGCTGCGACGAGAAGCCCGCGACACCGGCACCACGGAGGAGTCCTGA
- a CDS encoding M14 family metallopeptidase, with translation MRHVGCRRYSRGVSRLCVSLALGLSLTVLAATPSMSMSTPVAVPSPPVLETLWGQVHSKQLPPPPLVRHADVEAHLKALEGRSPDFFLLEVVGHSVEGRALYHVSVGTGARHVLLWSQMHGDEPTATTALLDFLEYLRTHRDEPWVSRLLSELTLHAVPMLNPDGAERFQRRNAQGIDINRDALALQTPEARTLKALRERLQPFIGFNLHNQGWRHGVGRTGRPASISLLAAAFDEARGDNPGRLLAKKVCAVIRDAVETLAPGQVGRYDDTFEVRAFGDNMTRWGTPSVLIETGAWPSATPDEPLIRLNFVALATALDALASGRAEQADVSRYESIPQNDSSGIVHLLLKDVGLFGVDGKPFTADVGIAVTRAVRTRGKVRSVAHVGRVEELGDLRVLGALETVDGAGLFAVPLPAKGAKPGDTVRFPQPAKHALSLGQLAELMLVKPLAEGAWRVERVIRYDR, from the coding sequence ATGCGCCACGTCGGATGCCGTCGCTACAGTCGAGGTGTCTCCCGGCTCTGCGTGTCGCTCGCGCTCGGCCTGTCCCTCACCGTCCTCGCCGCCACTCCGTCCATGTCCATGTCCACGCCCGTCGCCGTTCCCAGCCCCCCGGTGCTCGAAACGTTGTGGGGGCAGGTCCACTCGAAGCAGCTCCCGCCGCCGCCGCTCGTGCGCCATGCGGACGTGGAGGCGCACCTGAAGGCGCTGGAGGGGCGGTCCCCCGACTTCTTCCTGTTGGAGGTCGTGGGGCACTCGGTGGAGGGCCGCGCGCTCTACCACGTCTCGGTGGGAACGGGGGCCCGGCACGTCCTGCTCTGGTCCCAGATGCACGGCGACGAGCCCACGGCGACCACGGCGCTGCTCGACTTCCTCGAGTACCTGCGCACCCACCGCGATGAGCCGTGGGTCTCGCGGCTGTTGTCGGAGCTCACCCTTCACGCGGTGCCCATGCTCAACCCCGACGGCGCCGAGCGCTTCCAGCGACGCAACGCGCAGGGCATCGACATCAACCGCGACGCGCTCGCGCTCCAGACGCCGGAGGCGCGGACGCTCAAGGCGCTGCGCGAGCGCCTCCAGCCCTTCATCGGCTTCAACCTCCACAACCAGGGCTGGCGCCACGGCGTCGGCCGCACGGGGCGCCCGGCATCCATCTCGCTGCTCGCCGCGGCCTTCGACGAGGCGCGCGGGGACAACCCCGGCCGGCTCCTGGCGAAGAAGGTCTGCGCCGTCATCCGCGACGCGGTGGAGACGCTCGCGCCGGGGCAGGTGGGCCGCTACGACGACACCTTCGAGGTGCGGGCCTTCGGCGACAACATGACGCGCTGGGGGACGCCCTCCGTCCTCATCGAGACGGGAGCCTGGCCCTCCGCGACGCCCGACGAGCCGCTCATCCGCCTCAACTTCGTCGCGCTCGCCACGGCGCTGGACGCGCTCGCCAGCGGCCGCGCCGAGCAGGCCGACGTGTCGCGCTACGAGTCCATTCCCCAGAACGACAGCTCGGGCATCGTCCACCTCCTGCTCAAGGACGTGGGGCTGTTCGGCGTGGACGGCAAGCCGTTCACCGCGGACGTGGGCATCGCCGTCACGCGCGCGGTGCGCACCCGGGGCAAGGTCCGCTCCGTGGCCCACGTCGGCAGGGTGGAGGAGCTCGGGGACCTGCGCGTGCTCGGCGCGCTGGAGACCGTCGACGGCGCGGGGCTGTTCGCCGTGCCCCTCCCCGCGAAGGGCGCGAAGCCGGGCGACACGGTCCGCTTCCCCCAGCCGGCGAAGCACGCCCTGTCCCTGGGCCAGCTCGCGGAGCTGATGCTCGTCAAGCCGCTCGCGGAAGGCGCGTGGCGCGTCGAGCGCGTCATCCGCTACGACCGCTGA
- a CDS encoding alpha/beta fold hydrolase: MKSSALAQSPSVGPVERGLLGQLAPAVRATVHWVPGGGAVRVLEGGQGPAVVLLHGRGGAASSWFVYLTALARGRRVLAVDLPGFGMSSPGDGPVRSAEDACRFFTGPVEALLEQLAPGPVAVVGHSLGGLVGLQLALRGRVPVERLALVDAMGLGPEMARKARLFFRAGPERLARSLGPWVWARLVPPVPTPLGQRLGELGYELHAVPQGRDEAARAFDALVPLTGPVFHVRERLGELRLPVLLVWGEREDVLPVSLAEEAARRIPGARLVRVDAAHGPHQERPEQVLPELKAFLSGGDAAGP; this comes from the coding sequence ATGAAGTCGTCCGCCCTGGCCCAGTCCCCCTCCGTGGGGCCGGTGGAGAGGGGGTTGTTGGGTCAGCTTGCCCCAGCCGTGAGGGCGACGGTGCACTGGGTGCCGGGGGGAGGGGCCGTGCGGGTCCTGGAGGGCGGCCAGGGGCCGGCGGTGGTGCTGCTGCACGGGCGGGGAGGCGCGGCCTCCTCCTGGTTCGTGTACCTGACGGCGCTCGCCCGGGGGCGCCGGGTGCTGGCCGTGGACCTGCCCGGCTTCGGGATGTCGTCCCCCGGCGACGGCCCCGTCCGCTCGGCCGAGGACGCCTGTCGCTTCTTCACCGGCCCCGTGGAGGCGCTGCTGGAGCAGCTGGCGCCGGGGCCGGTGGCCGTGGTGGGACACTCGCTGGGCGGGCTGGTGGGGCTCCAGCTGGCGCTGCGCGGCCGGGTGCCCGTGGAGCGGCTGGCGCTGGTGGACGCGATGGGGCTGGGGCCGGAGATGGCGCGCAAGGCCCGCCTGTTCTTCCGCGCGGGACCGGAGCGGCTGGCGCGCTCGCTCGGTCCGTGGGTCTGGGCGCGGCTGGTCCCTCCCGTGCCCACCCCGCTGGGGCAGCGGCTGGGGGAGCTGGGGTACGAGCTTCACGCGGTGCCCCAGGGTCGTGACGAGGCCGCCCGGGCCTTCGACGCGCTGGTGCCCCTGACGGGGCCGGTGTTCCACGTCCGCGAGCGGCTGGGGGAGCTGAGGCTCCCCGTGCTCCTCGTCTGGGGAGAGCGGGAGGACGTGCTGCCCGTGTCGCTCGCCGAAGAGGCGGCCCGCCGGATTCCGGGGGCAAGGCTGGTGCGCGTGGACGCGGCCCACGGCCCGCACCAGGAGCGGCCCGAGCAGGTGCTGCCGGAGCTGAAGGCGTTCCTCTCCGGGGGCGACGCGGCCGGACCGTGA
- a CDS encoding AAA family ATPase encodes MNTDIRALNERVQQESSFVEVLNQETGKVIVGQRYMLERILIGLLCNGHVLLEGVPGLAKTLTVRTVADALSATFMRIQFTPDLLPADVVGTMIYNQQAANFTVRKGPIFANIVLADEINRAPAKVQSALLEAMAERQVTIGDQTFGLPSPFLVLATQNPIEQEGTYPLPEAQVDRFMLKVKVGYPTRDEEKVIMDRMSGGTTPRAQRVIAVEHLVRARELVQQIYMDEKVKDYILNVVFATREPSKYGLKDLADYIQFGASPRATISLAQAARAHAFLRHRGFVTPEDVKATAFDVLRHRIAMTYEAEAEDLTPEKIIQRVFDRVEVP; translated from the coding sequence ATGAACACCGACATCCGCGCGCTCAACGAACGCGTGCAGCAGGAAAGCAGCTTCGTCGAGGTCCTCAACCAGGAAACCGGCAAGGTCATCGTGGGGCAGCGCTACATGCTGGAGCGCATCCTCATCGGCCTGCTGTGCAACGGCCACGTGCTCCTCGAGGGCGTGCCCGGCCTCGCCAAGACGCTCACCGTGCGCACCGTGGCGGACGCGCTCAGCGCCACCTTCATGCGCATCCAGTTCACGCCCGACCTGCTGCCGGCGGACGTGGTGGGCACGATGATCTACAACCAGCAGGCGGCGAACTTCACCGTCCGCAAGGGGCCCATCTTCGCGAACATCGTCCTCGCGGACGAAATCAACCGCGCCCCCGCCAAGGTGCAGTCCGCCCTCCTGGAGGCCATGGCCGAGCGCCAGGTCACCATCGGCGACCAGACCTTCGGCCTGCCCTCGCCCTTCCTCGTGCTCGCCACGCAGAACCCCATCGAGCAGGAGGGCACCTACCCGCTCCCCGAGGCGCAGGTCGACCGCTTCATGCTCAAGGTGAAGGTCGGCTACCCCACGCGCGACGAGGAGAAGGTCATCATGGACCGCATGTCCGGCGGCACCACGCCCCGGGCCCAGCGCGTCATCGCCGTGGAGCACCTGGTGCGCGCGCGCGAGCTCGTCCAGCAGATCTACATGGACGAGAAGGTGAAGGACTACATCCTCAACGTGGTGTTCGCCACGCGCGAGCCCTCCAAGTACGGCCTCAAGGACCTGGCGGACTACATCCAGTTCGGCGCCTCGCCGCGCGCCACCATCTCCCTGGCGCAGGCCGCGCGCGCGCACGCCTTCCTGCGCCACCGGGGCTTCGTCACGCCCGAGGACGTCAAGGCCACCGCCTTCGACGTGCTCCGCCACCGCATCGCCATGACGTACGAGGCGGAGGCCGAGGACCTCACCCCGGAGAAGATCATCCAGCGCGTGTTCGACCGCGTCGAAGTCCCCTGA
- a CDS encoding DUF58 domain-containing protein produces the protein MLPKDLIRRIRKLEIRTRKVVSDMLAGQYHSVFKGRGMAFSEVRQYQAGDEIRIIDWNVTARMNEAYVKVFTEERELTVMLLVDVSASKEFGSRERTKAEIAAEVAAQIAFSAIANNDRVGLILFSDRVEKVVPPRKGRTHVLRLVSDILTFQPVGRGTSLATGLTYLTQVSKRKAVTFLVSDFQARDYEKPLRLVGRKHDLVPVVVEDPMEEAFPRLGLVEMEDPESGERFVVDTSDPGVRGRYARAMQAARDERRKLFKKLELDHVELRAGDDHGKALAQFFRARARRMAA, from the coding sequence GTGCTGCCCAAGGACCTCATCCGCCGCATCCGCAAGCTGGAGATACGCACCCGCAAGGTGGTGTCGGACATGCTCGCGGGCCAGTACCACTCGGTCTTCAAGGGCCGGGGCATGGCCTTCTCCGAGGTGCGGCAGTACCAGGCCGGCGACGAGATCCGCATCATCGACTGGAACGTCACCGCGCGCATGAACGAGGCCTACGTCAAGGTCTTCACCGAGGAGCGCGAGCTGACGGTGATGCTCCTGGTGGACGTGTCGGCCTCGAAGGAGTTCGGCTCGCGCGAGCGCACCAAGGCGGAAATCGCCGCGGAGGTCGCCGCGCAGATCGCCTTCAGCGCCATCGCCAACAACGACCGGGTGGGGCTCATCCTCTTCTCGGACCGGGTGGAGAAGGTGGTGCCGCCGCGCAAGGGCCGCACGCACGTGCTGCGGCTGGTGAGCGACATCCTGACGTTCCAGCCGGTGGGCAGGGGCACCAGCCTCGCCACGGGGCTGACGTACCTGACGCAGGTGTCCAAGCGCAAAGCCGTCACCTTCCTCGTCTCCGACTTCCAGGCGCGCGACTACGAGAAGCCCCTGCGGCTGGTGGGGCGCAAGCACGACCTGGTGCCGGTGGTGGTGGAGGACCCCATGGAGGAGGCCTTCCCGCGCCTGGGGCTGGTGGAGATGGAGGACCCGGAGTCCGGCGAGCGCTTCGTGGTGGACACGAGCGACCCGGGCGTGCGGGGCCGCTACGCGCGCGCGATGCAGGCCGCGCGCGACGAGCGCCGCAAGCTGTTCAAGAAGCTGGAGCTGGACCACGTGGAGCTGCGCGCCGGGGATGACCACGGCAAGGCGCTCGCGCAGTTCTTCCGCGCGCGGGCCCGGAGGATGGCGGCATGA
- a CDS encoding BatD family protein, translating into MSRWMPLFAVLLCVGGLPTDVHAQQATPPGAPAHEEAKPLDVSARVDPQQVRIGDPFTYHVVITHPKDQRYELAVPKETGDFELLDQTRQRQDGADSATTTFAIRMSAFALGTVKVPSLAFDVATPEGPRAYTLPGREVDVVSTLPEDADGQGADLFDIQPPQEVPIRSWRLLLTVLGVLVAGVLAWMLARWWKNRPKRVVVAPPLPLDVRTRKSLDALKTDDLPARGHVKEHYFRLSEIIRGYLGERYGFEALECTSSELMASLRRLSPPGLPEDKLMRFVSESDMVKYARADASPESCRDALLFGYELVDKTYVPPAPPQAPVNAAASRVQ; encoded by the coding sequence ATGAGCCGGTGGATGCCCCTCTTCGCGGTGCTGCTGTGCGTGGGGGGCCTCCCCACCGACGTCCACGCCCAGCAGGCCACGCCCCCCGGCGCGCCCGCGCACGAGGAGGCGAAGCCGCTCGACGTGTCGGCGCGCGTGGACCCGCAGCAGGTCCGCATCGGCGACCCGTTCACCTACCACGTGGTCATCACCCACCCGAAGGACCAGCGCTATGAGCTGGCGGTCCCGAAGGAGACGGGGGACTTCGAGCTGTTGGACCAGACGCGCCAGCGACAGGACGGCGCGGACTCGGCGACGACCACGTTCGCCATCCGGATGTCCGCCTTCGCGCTGGGCACGGTGAAGGTGCCGTCGCTCGCGTTCGACGTGGCCACGCCGGAGGGGCCGCGCGCCTACACGCTGCCGGGCCGCGAGGTGGACGTGGTCTCCACGCTGCCCGAGGACGCGGACGGGCAGGGCGCGGACCTGTTCGACATCCAGCCCCCGCAGGAGGTGCCCATCCGTTCGTGGCGCCTGCTGCTGACGGTGCTCGGCGTGCTGGTCGCGGGCGTGCTGGCGTGGATGCTCGCGCGCTGGTGGAAGAACCGCCCCAAGCGCGTGGTGGTGGCGCCGCCCCTGCCGCTGGACGTGCGCACGCGCAAGTCGCTGGACGCGCTCAAGACGGACGACCTGCCGGCGCGTGGCCACGTGAAGGAGCACTACTTCCGGCTGTCCGAAATCATCCGCGGCTACCTCGGCGAACGCTATGGCTTCGAGGCGCTGGAGTGCACCAGCTCGGAGCTGATGGCCTCGCTGCGCCGGCTGTCCCCGCCCGGGCTCCCGGAGGACAAGCTGATGCGCTTCGTCTCCGAGTCCGACATGGTGAAGTACGCCCGCGCGGACGCGTCGCCGGAGAGCTGTCGCGACGCGCTGTTGTTCGGCTACGAGCTCGTCGACAAGACCTACGTCCCACCCGCGCCGCCCCAGGCCCCCGTCAATGCCGCCGCTTCCCGCGTTCAATAA
- a CDS encoding vWA domain-containing protein, with amino-acid sequence MPPLPAFNNPEALWGLLLVPLMLIQAWRERRARATLRFSAAHVFARSGKGLRTYLLPLLPLLRAAAVAAAVLAIARPQVRDSRVRDLSVEGIDIVVALDLSTSMEAGDFRPQNRLHVAKEVLSEFIANRVNDRIGLVVFAGAAYTQAPLTLDYGVLKEVIKQLRTRVLEDGTAIGDALATSLNRLRDSEAKSRVVVLITDGDNNAGKLSPLDSANMAQALHVPIYTILVGKGGKVPFPQGTDLFGNVVWRETEIPINPELMQDIADKTGGEYYRATDPEGLRRGLQKVLDSLERSKLMEGGAAATYREEFHPFLLAAFCLAALELFLRSTFLRVFP; translated from the coding sequence ATGCCGCCGCTTCCCGCGTTCAATAACCCCGAGGCGCTCTGGGGGCTGTTGCTCGTTCCGCTGATGCTCATCCAGGCGTGGCGGGAGCGGCGCGCCCGCGCCACCCTGCGCTTCTCCGCGGCCCACGTCTTCGCCCGGAGCGGCAAGGGCCTGCGCACGTACCTCTTGCCGCTGCTGCCGCTCTTGCGCGCGGCGGCGGTGGCGGCGGCGGTGCTCGCCATCGCCCGGCCCCAGGTGCGCGACTCGCGCGTGCGCGACCTGTCGGTGGAGGGCATCGACATCGTGGTGGCGCTGGACCTGTCCACCTCCATGGAGGCCGGTGACTTCCGGCCGCAGAACCGCCTGCACGTGGCGAAGGAGGTGCTCAGCGAGTTCATCGCCAACCGGGTGAACGACCGCATCGGCCTCGTCGTCTTCGCGGGCGCGGCGTACACGCAGGCGCCGCTGACGCTGGACTACGGCGTGCTCAAGGAGGTCATCAAGCAGCTGCGCACGCGCGTGCTGGAGGACGGCACGGCGATTGGCGACGCGCTGGCCACCTCGCTCAACCGCCTGCGAGATTCGGAGGCGAAGAGCCGCGTGGTGGTGCTCATCACGGACGGCGACAACAACGCCGGCAAGCTGTCGCCGCTGGACTCCGCGAACATGGCGCAGGCGCTCCACGTGCCCATCTACACCATCCTCGTGGGCAAGGGCGGCAAGGTGCCCTTCCCCCAGGGCACGGACCTGTTCGGCAACGTCGTCTGGCGCGAGACGGAGATCCCCATCAACCCGGAGCTGATGCAGGACATCGCGGACAAGACGGGCGGCGAGTACTACCGCGCCACGGACCCGGAGGGGCTGCGGCGGGGACTGCAGAAGGTGCTCGACTCGCTGGAGCGCTCGAAGTTGATGGAGGGCGGCGCGGCGGCGACGTACCGCGAGGAGTTCCATCCCTTCCTGCTGGCCGCCTTCTGTCTGGCCGCGCTGGAGTTGTTCCTGCGCTCCACCTTCCTGAGGGTCTTCCCGTGA
- a CDS encoding VWA domain-containing protein: MTPVEPWRFTVLGYQAGLAQPFFLGLVLAGLLVGLLALVSSLRRRSRARAVLHERHAERFTPGVSVWRPATRGGLYGLGLALFGFALAQPQCGTKSELTKRRGIDVVVALDASKSMLARDVQPSRLERAKLELTTLLDELKGDRVGLVVFAGDAFIQSPLTSDYSAVKLFLRAVDPEMMPQGGTNVGAALRLAKQVLDNADRGSKERVVVLLSDGEDLGGEVGDATDALKEAGIQVLTVGVGSESGEPIPVFDRRGEFVDYKKDADGNTVITRLDRAGMTALSEATGGAFFFQPRGVAMSQVVERIDQMQKSELESRVTVRYDERFQAFAIPGLAMLVLGMLLLPSSRRRAS, from the coding sequence GTGACGCCCGTGGAACCCTGGCGCTTCACCGTGCTCGGCTACCAGGCGGGACTCGCCCAGCCCTTCTTCCTGGGGCTGGTGCTGGCGGGCCTGCTGGTGGGGCTGCTCGCGCTCGTCTCGTCGCTGCGTCGCCGCTCGCGCGCGCGGGCGGTGCTCCACGAACGGCACGCCGAGCGCTTCACGCCCGGCGTCTCCGTCTGGCGCCCGGCGACGCGGGGCGGCCTGTATGGCCTGGGGCTGGCGCTGTTCGGCTTCGCGCTGGCGCAGCCGCAGTGTGGCACCAAGAGCGAACTGACCAAGCGGCGCGGCATCGACGTGGTGGTGGCGTTGGACGCCTCGAAGTCGATGCTCGCGCGCGACGTGCAGCCCAGCCGGCTGGAGCGCGCGAAGCTGGAGCTGACCACGCTGCTGGACGAGCTGAAGGGCGACCGGGTGGGGCTCGTCGTCTTCGCGGGGGACGCCTTCATCCAGTCGCCGCTGACGTCGGACTACTCGGCGGTGAAGCTGTTCCTGCGCGCGGTGGACCCGGAGATGATGCCCCAGGGCGGCACCAACGTGGGCGCGGCGCTGCGGCTGGCCAAGCAGGTGCTGGACAACGCGGACCGCGGCTCGAAGGAGCGGGTGGTGGTGCTGTTGTCGGACGGCGAGGACCTCGGCGGCGAGGTGGGGGATGCCACCGACGCGCTGAAGGAGGCGGGCATCCAGGTGCTGACCGTGGGCGTGGGCTCCGAGTCGGGCGAGCCCATCCCCGTGTTCGACCGCCGCGGAGAGTTCGTGGACTACAAGAAGGACGCGGACGGCAACACGGTCATCACCCGGTTGGACCGCGCGGGGATGACGGCCCTCTCGGAGGCCACCGGCGGCGCCTTCTTCTTCCAGCCGCGCGGCGTGGCCATGAGCCAGGTGGTGGAGCGCATCGACCAGATGCAGAAGAGCGAGCTGGAGAGCCGCGTGACGGTCCGTTACGACGAGCGCTTCCAGGCCTTCGCCATCCCGGGGCTGGCCATGCTGGTGCTCGGCATGTTGCTGTTGCCGTCCTCGCGTAGGAGGGCGTCATGA
- a CDS encoding tetratricopeptide repeat protein, with protein sequence MSARRTPGRWLGAWGLVTCLTLPQLSLAAGPLERDHPLIQQGREAYLAGRYEDALKAFEAAKKERPNDPTVDFNRGDALAKLGRVKDAQEVFRGVTESNRPDLRQKAWYNLGNLAATTGDRLEALKAYRRALTLDPEDIQARHNYEVVLRNLPPPQDKGQDGGTDGGGDGGQDGGRPDAGEDGGVKKDGGTPQDAGTDGGADGGEDGGADAGGDAGSDAGADGGADAGGGDGGADGGGDGGADAGDAGQQKPDQKGDGGADAGADGGQGEGEGDPQDAGADGGSAGESEEEDSESDAGVSPSELDKQEAERLLDAMKQNEKNLQLWRFQQKKKQRKPNEKDW encoded by the coding sequence ATGAGCGCGCGTCGGACCCCCGGGCGTTGGCTGGGCGCGTGGGGATTGGTGACGTGCCTTACGCTGCCACAGCTGTCGCTGGCGGCCGGGCCGCTGGAGCGCGACCATCCGCTCATCCAGCAGGGGCGCGAGGCGTACCTGGCCGGGCGCTACGAGGACGCGCTGAAGGCGTTCGAGGCCGCGAAGAAGGAGCGGCCCAACGACCCGACGGTGGACTTCAACCGCGGCGACGCGCTGGCGAAGCTGGGCCGCGTGAAGGACGCGCAGGAGGTCTTCCGGGGCGTGACGGAGTCCAACCGTCCCGACCTGCGGCAGAAGGCCTGGTACAACCTGGGCAACCTGGCCGCCACGACGGGCGACCGGCTCGAGGCGCTCAAGGCCTACCGGCGGGCGCTGACGCTGGACCCGGAGGACATCCAGGCCCGCCACAACTACGAGGTGGTGCTGCGCAACCTGCCCCCGCCCCAGGACAAGGGCCAGGATGGCGGCACCGACGGCGGTGGCGACGGAGGCCAGGATGGTGGCCGTCCGGACGCGGGCGAGGACGGCGGCGTGAAGAAGGACGGCGGGACGCCGCAGGACGCGGGGACCGACGGCGGCGCGGATGGGGGCGAGGACGGCGGCGCGGACGCGGGCGGTGACGCGGGCTCCGACGCCGGGGCGGACGGGGGCGCGGACGCGGGCGGCGGCGATGGGGGCGCGGACGGTGGGGGTGACGGCGGCGCGGACGCGGGAGACGCGGGCCAGCAGAAGCCCGACCAGAAGGGCGACGGCGGCGCGGACGCGGGCGCGGACGGCGGCCAGGGCGAGGGCGAGGGAGACCCTCAGGACGCGGGCGCCGACGGTGGCAGCGCGGGAGAGAGTGAAGAGGAGGACTCCGAGTCGGACGCCGGGGTGAGTCCTTCGGAGCTGGACAAGCAGGAAGCGGAACGCCTCCTGGATGCGATGAAGCAGAACGAGAAGAATCTCCAGCTCTGGCGTTTCCAGCAGAAGAAGAAGCAGAGGAAGCCCAATGAGAAGGACTGGTAG